One genomic region from Chloroflexota bacterium encodes:
- a CDS encoding carbohydrate ABC transporter permease, translated as MPATRSRSQRMLVWTALIATTIISLFPMYWLFVNAFTAIRGTPPLTPLLWPEWSLDNFGRLLGGTKNYTNWMINSLLVAGGVTSFHMIFDTLSGYAFAKKQFPGRDLMFWLVISTLMVPIHVTLAPLFIISNQFKLLDTLWALILPGTAQVFGIFLMRQYIQTLPGELIDAARIDGCGEFGVFWNVILPLCKPAIAALAIFTFVRNWNEFLWPVIALNRPQNYTLTVGVANLQGEFMTDYGIIFAGASLAAIPMIVFFLVFQNYFLEGVRMGAVKG; from the coding sequence GCTCACGATCGCAGCGAATGCTCGTCTGGACCGCGCTGATCGCCACGACGATCATCTCGCTCTTTCCGATGTACTGGCTGTTCGTCAACGCGTTCACCGCGATTAGGGGCACACCGCCGCTAACGCCGCTCCTGTGGCCGGAATGGAGCCTCGACAACTTCGGGCGCCTGCTCGGCGGCACGAAGAACTATACCAACTGGATGATCAACAGCCTGCTGGTCGCGGGCGGCGTGACGTCGTTTCACATGATCTTCGACACCTTGTCGGGCTATGCCTTTGCCAAGAAGCAGTTTCCCGGTCGCGACCTGATGTTCTGGCTGGTTATCAGCACGCTGATGGTGCCGATCCATGTGACGCTGGCGCCGCTGTTCATCATCTCCAATCAGTTCAAATTGCTGGACACGCTCTGGGCGCTCATCCTGCCCGGCACCGCGCAGGTGTTCGGCATCTTTCTGATGCGCCAGTATATCCAGACGCTGCCCGGCGAGTTGATTGACGCGGCCAGAATCGACGGCTGCGGCGAGTTCGGCGTCTTCTGGAATGTAATCCTGCCGCTATGTAAACCGGCGATTGCCGCGCTGGCGATCTTCACTTTTGTGCGCAATTGGAACGAGTTCCTATGGCCGGTCATTGCACTGAATCGCCCCCAGAACTACACACTGACCGTTGGTGTGGCCAACCTGCAGGGCGAGTTCATGACCGACTACGGCATCATTTTCGCCGGCGCATCGCTCGCGGCAATCCCGATGATCGTATTTTTCCTGGTCTTCCAGAACTACTTCCTGGAAGGCGTGCGAATGGGCGCGGTCAAGGGATAA